A genomic region of Candidatus Zixiibacteriota bacterium contains the following coding sequences:
- a CDS encoding Ig-like domain-containing protein, whose amino-acid sequence MTSLKPLALLPIMGAVWLISGGCNDSNDMTGSRESTAPAILRVHPPDGAVDVPSDASLAIRFNMPMDTASVHAGLHFTGGADMQSWMDSLDHMGGMRQISPGQQEQMMQWLDSLHIAGRFLWNESFDSCTYRPDSAMPVGTDHMIFLFGPMKSREGVMMNMGGSMMMSDTGFSYHFTTAL is encoded by the coding sequence ATGACGAGCCTTAAGCCCCTCGCTTTACTCCCGATCATGGGTGCGGTCTGGCTCATTAGTGGCGGCTGCAACGACTCGAACGACATGACTGGCAGCCGTGAGAGCACCGCACCCGCCATTTTACGTGTCCATCCTCCCGACGGTGCCGTTGACGTACCGAGCGACGCGAGCCTTGCTATCAGGTTTAATATGCCGATGGACACCGCATCAGTCCATGCAGGACTCCACTTCACAGGCGGAGCCGACATGCAGTCGTGGATGGACAGCCTCGATCACATGGGCGGCATGAGACAAATCAGCCCGGGTCAGCAGGAGCAGATGATGCAGTGGCTGGACTCACTGCACATCGCCGGGCGTTTCTTGTGGAATGAGTCGTTCGACAGCTGCACCTATCGGCCCGACTCTGCCATGCCGGTCGGCACAGATCATATGATTTTCTTATTCGGGCCGATGAAGTCCCGCGAGGGTGTGATGATGAACATGGGTGGCAGTATGATGATGT